In Panacibacter ginsenosidivorans, the following proteins share a genomic window:
- the traN gene encoding conjugative transposon protein TraN: MKRYIGMLCLCGLVMVGRAQTVTYATLQLTTNKTTTLVFPAAVKPADLGSKDILAQKAPDNENILFLKAATAGFRETNLTVITADGKLYTFTVLYDSMPAKTVYNIAEPQAVNRNEVSFGSGRMNPASAERISKRLLQARRLVHGIAHDKGDIRAVVSGIYIKENLLFLQLSLENVSSINYDIDFIRFSIQDKKIAKRTAAQQVEMKPVCTAGNNKRVRANSSAVAVFAFEKFTIPDAKSFIIQIGEAGGGRHLQLRVKNRNIIHAVPVDELRIRN, from the coding sequence ATGAAACGATATATAGGCATGCTTTGCCTGTGCGGATTGGTGATGGTGGGCAGGGCGCAAACAGTGACCTATGCGACACTGCAATTAACGACCAACAAAACGACGACGCTGGTATTCCCGGCGGCAGTAAAACCCGCAGACCTCGGCAGCAAAGACATCCTTGCGCAAAAGGCACCTGACAATGAAAATATTTTATTCTTAAAGGCTGCAACCGCTGGTTTCCGGGAAACCAATCTTACGGTCATCACGGCGGATGGCAAGCTGTACACCTTTACGGTATTGTATGATAGCATGCCTGCAAAGACGGTGTATAATATTGCGGAACCACAGGCCGTGAACCGCAATGAAGTCTCGTTTGGTTCCGGACGGATGAACCCTGCCTCTGCAGAGCGGATCAGCAAAAGGTTATTGCAAGCCAGGCGGCTGGTGCATGGTATCGCCCATGACAAGGGCGATATACGTGCCGTTGTAAGCGGGATCTATATCAAAGAAAACCTGTTGTTCTTGCAGCTTAGTTTGGAGAATGTGTCTTCCATCAATTATGATATTGATTTTATCCGCTTTAGCATACAGGACAAAAAGATCGCTAAACGCACTGCTGCGCAGCAGGTGGAAATGAAACCCGTGTGTACTGCAGGGAACAATAAGCGTGTTAGAGCAAATTCCAGCGCGGTTGCTGTGTTTGCCTTTGAAAAATTTACCATACCGGACGCCAAGTCTTTTATCATACAGATCGGTGAAGCGGGCGGCGG